The DNA segment CATAGTTTAGAATTGATCAATTGTTGTGTATATGAACTTGGCTCTggtaaaatgaaaatggaagtcaatgcacatacacCCAACAAAGGAATCATTAGTAACGATAGCACAAATTACCAGGTAGTTTCAAGCGAAAGACAACAATGAACCCACTAATTATTGAAAGATTTTTTCTTAACAAgcagattaaaacaaaatagatAATGATAGAAGTAATTTACTTGATTGCCTGAGCAACTGCCTCAAGGTATGTCTTGAAGTAAAAAACTCTCAGTTTGTCGTCTAGCATCTCATTAAGTGGGGAAGTGCCGTTGTCATTGTCATCCATTCCTGTTAAAAGGCAGACAAAATTGGTTCAGAGAAACTGAAAGAGAAGTACTAAATCATAATCACCTTTAAGCACCCAGCACTCACATATACTAAACCAGACCAACAACCAAAAATCTATCATTTCCATTTTATCTTGATTGTATCTCATAAGTCATATGCAAGAAGTGACTGCAGAACGTTCAGTACTAGCCACTCAACTGGAAAAACTGGAAAAGTGATATATTAGGGAATACCAGTCACTCAATTGGCAAAACTGCCATACACGGTAACTCgccaaaaaatatacaattagcCTAGAAGTGCATCTATacaaaatacaccaaaaatgaTTGGAAGCATTAAACCAGTTTCTTTTGATTGGATGAGTCAGGTTTTGTACCATTCTCAGTAATATATATCGGGACATTATTGTATTTCTGTGCTATGTAATTGAGAACCTTCCGGATGCCCCAAGGAACCACATAAAGCCATTCCGATGCAGCCTATCACAAAAGAATATTTCAGAGGACAAGAGACAATGATACATGCACATGTAGATATGTTTTatagggagggagggagggagagatgGGGGATTGGTTCATACCCTCGGACCAATTGCCTCACCCTCTTCCCATTCAGCTGATAATAAAGCGAAAAGAAATTGTAAGTTTCCAATAAGATAAGAGCTCACcagatttataaattaaaaaaaagaaaaaaaaaaaaaaagaaagcagaagaagaagagagtttTGAAGTATTGACAAGCAGTGCCAGTGCCAGTGTTTACCGATTCTCTGCATCTCTTGTGCTTTATAGAAATCACCTTCATCAGGACAATCTTTTACATAAGAAATAAACCTTGATGTATAGTGATTCAGACCAATAAAGTCAATTGAGTTCCTAATCAACTTCTTATCTTCCTCTGAAAATTTTGGAAGCCGCTCTCCAAGTCTTTCACGCATCGCATTAGGATATTCACCATAGTATATTGGATGCATAAACCTGCACCAAAGTTTGTAGAAGTTTTACAACTGGTATGCAgatatgtaaataatttttcatgtaaaatttGAGAAACATAAAATGTTATTCATCTTTCAAGTTCTGAAAATAACTTCTCATGTATTACGCTCTTACTGGCACAAACATCAACATCATACTTGTTTTCAGCTAAAATGCTACACTACCAAGAAGCTACAATGACAAGATTTAGCAGATTATAAAATCAATTAAGAGGAACTACCATCCAAACTGAAAGTCAAGACGTCTTGCTGCAGCAGACTTATCTTCCATTTTATCCGAATTAGCCTCTGCCCATTCACAATCTAGCACCAACCCTATTTGTCCCCCTTGCTTGTCCTGGAACGACGACAAGAATGGAAACAGCAAGAAAAGAATACCATTCTTATAATGATTCAAGAAAACAAATGACGATTTCATTGATGACTATATAATAACATCCATATGGGTTTAAACACTAAGAACATAACAGACCATAACCGATCTGTCTAAAAAGGATATAATGACAACATGGCGTGTTTGGCAGACCAAATTATGTATCATCTTCACGTAGCTTAATTATGATGAACTAGCCAGTGCTATGTCTCTCAAAACTATGCTGTTGATTCATTTAGTCCGTCCGATGATTCTATTAAATCAAGACATGCTTTAACTTTAGAAACTGAAAGtggtttttttttaactaaatattaagCATATAATGACGAAGAACTACTTACTCTTCTACTAAGGTCCATTTCCTATTTCTGAatgtaataatattttgaattagaaAGGAAACAAGCCCAGGTTTTTTTGGGATAAATAAAGTCAACGAATTCTATTAAAGGTACAAAGAGGCACTACCAAAGCATACTCAGGGTATACATAGGAGAATAGCCTATTAATGATGGGAATGGGACACAAATTCAGAAAAtctttaaaagaagaaaagccaGAATTAATGGCCGTAAACCCTTAATAAAGCGAGAGACTGAGAGAGAAACAAattatgtgagcacaacaaCCTTATTTAGAAGGAAAAGTGCTTGATTAGTAATACAGAACGAACAGAATACCTTATACTTGTTTCGGTATATCGAAACAGCTGCTGCATGGGCCAAGATCTGGTGGTGTGAAACCAAATATGGTTCTGTTGATGAATGCTCTCGTCTTCCTGGAGCAAATATCCCAGCATCATATCCATTAACAGAAGTTTGAAGGGGCTCATTAATTGTAATCCAGGTCTTTACCCTATCACCAAAACTGGCAAAGCAAGTTTCTGCGTAGATTGCAAAGTATTTTCTGGATGCCAAACATGGAAGCCAGATCAATCATATATACACAACAAAAATGCACAAAAGGCATGCATGTCTGCACGCATGTCCACACACACATaaattgaaaaagaaccagttttttCCATGATACTTTATATATGGATAGTGTAATGATTTTGGTGAATTACCAAGTTTTTTTCTCTAAAAgtcattaatataatatttatcaatattctcactttcaattaatataatatttatcaaTATTCTCACTTTCATATGGTTCCCCCTTTAAACAATCAAGTTTGTAACTGACTAcattttcagagagagagaagaagaatacAAATGTGTAAATGAACAGATATGGTAACCAAACTCTAATAATAGCAGCACATGACATATAAGGTCTCAAAATGAAATTTCACAAAATCAGCGTAATAACCGGGTAGAGTTTATCTATTTCACGCTAggccaataaaaaaattatgctccAGCTTGAAGGGAACTCTAAGAATGCTACCGGTTGAAGTTTATCTGTTCCAATAAGGTAGATTCTAGAAGCTCTGGGTGAGGGGTGCCCAACAACTGTCGTTCTCAGAATATTCTTTATATTGTAACCAATTCtcgaactatatatatatatattgataagtaaaagaaattttattaataaaaaaaagcaaaGCCCAATTATCTATGCATGTGTATATACGTGAGTGTGTGTGGAATTGGCTTTGGGCTGAAGTTGCAGTGAAAATCAGCCCCTTCGATTGtacacaaataaaaaatgcaacAGATGCCATTAGATAGACTATGAAAAGAGAAGGGTCCATGGAATATTTAATTAGTTACAGTGTCCCTTgaggttttgttttttctaacTTGCATGAAGAAGGAAAGGTTGTAGTTCATTCAatgtgaataataatttattttcactTCTTAGTTTCCCACAATCATTATATACATTGTTTATAGTAGCTTCCTATAATCATTATATGCATTCTTTATTCCTCGGTATGGCCATGAAGTTTATtggcaagaaaaatatatttatcaaattcCCTCAGAAAAACTCTGTTTTAGAGCTTCTCACATGTTTTCTCTAAATAAGCTTCAAGTCAACAACTGTTAAGGTATCCTATATCTACATGATACACATCCCTTCAAGCCTGAGATGTTAAAACAGAATTGTTCTACTTCAAAAATCTGAAGGTGGCATGTTTAGAAGTTTGACAATATTTTGGACTCACAAACCCAGAATTTCACTGAAAGGAGTAAAATATAAATCAATCAGAAAAGTACTGTTATTTTCCAAAATGAATGCAAAACTGAACATTTGAATATGACATAATACTTACACAATTTCTTTATTCAACCACCCTCCCATTGTCTCATGAAGATGCAAAGGAAGATCCCAATGGTACAAAGTTATGCAAGGCTGGATACCTGCGGTAACAAAGCTGTTAACATGCATTGCTTATGCAACTGAGGAGGGATTCAACTACAATTTCTTACCCTTCTCAAGAAGAGCATTAATGACATTGTTATAGTAAGCAATCCCTTCATCATTAACTTTGGTTCCCAAACCATCTGCAATCATAAGAAAACCATCAAGAAAATTTATTTGTCATCGGCTCAGGCAACATGGTGTAAACAACAAGAAGAATCACTGTTCGACTATAGGTATACAAGGAGAACTTGTCAGTCAACTTAGTTTTTGATAGCAATGGAATGTCAGGATGAAAaccaaggattttttttttcttttaaataaggaatataattttattccaaATGCAGAAGAAAAAGCCAGGGATTCAAAGTGTCAAAACAGCTTAGTCCTAAAAGGAGGGCATGCCGAAGGGTGAATAGATAGACAAAAAGGGTCCAGATGAAATGGAGTTGTTAATATGGGAGTAATTATGTATGGTACTTGGTAGTAGGAGGTGAGAAAGGAAAAGATATATATACTCTTCTTTTCAGGctgaggaaaaataaaagagacttCATGTTGTTCATTGTTACATTAAAAAAGTACCCTCCTTCTTAATGAGGATATTTGGTATGGTTGTCCTTCGTAGGTTACATTTGTTTAACTTTAAACAACTAGGGGTTGGTTACTATTGTAGACCGTGTGGTTTACTAATATAGATAGAAGGCCATATAAGCTTAACCTGAGTTTTATGGGGCTTGGAAGAGAAGCTATTGCGATTCAAGGGACAAGAAATTGGTCAGGGGTGTAGCAAATTGGCGATATATCAAAGGCAAAGGCATCATCTCAATCcaagatatatacatataaaaaaggcAACCAAAGAAAATGAGCTGCTACAAGGAAAGGAGTTGCAGCAGGAAGAGAACCACGAGAAGATTTCAGATTAATTTGGCTATGAATCCATGATGCTTCTTTCCCTTGTTTCTATCCTGTTACTTTAGTCTCATGACAAGCAATAAGCGTTTCATCAGGAGGAGTTCTAGACTTCGTGGCTTGTTCAAGCTTTGTTTAATCAGGACTCATGATGCTATTTGGTGTGTTAGTttcaatatgataagataacCATGGGTGCGTGGTTATTAATAGAAAAGGTGggctttattttgtttgaagaaTTATTACTATAAAATTGTGGTTTTGCACCTACTACATGGAgctcataaaaataattgtaatttttttattgagtttttacCACCTTGAACTCCTAGTTTCATCATTTGCCTTTTGGATAGAATGATCCATAGGCCATTTAGTTTGGACATTTTAATCACTAAGCTTTTACTTCTGATCAAATCAACCTTGACATGAGTACATATATAAtctagaaatagaaaaataataaaattattaaaaatcaaaatgatggtttataaacaacaaaatcaaaagGAGAGGACTGCCACTTCTCCTGTGTCAGCACCCTCTCCCCACCCAAATAGGGGGAGGGGACCTCTTGTGTCACCTCAAAAGGGGCAGCACGGGAGAGGGGGAGCCGCTCACCCTTCACAGCTAAGGCTGGCAGTTTGCGTTGTGATGTTGGGATAGGGTCATGTCAAGTCGGGTTCGcgtcatatataaattaatccTAATCCAGCCAATATAATTAAATGCGTCAGATATCTCAACCTAGCAAATTTCATGTTGAGTCCATGTCAGATTTGCGGGTCATATAAGAGATTGTTAGCCTCATTCATGAAATGTGGATAGAGAGTGCGGATATAGGCCATTGGATTGGCTGGATCCACCCTCCACCCCAATGGAGTGGAATGGGGGCAGACAATGGCCCCTCCATCAGGGGGTGGCATGTAGGGTAGCTGCACCATCATGTGTGGAGGGAGATCAAGCTAATGCAATAGAGAGGGAGGAATTGCCTCTCCCCTCGTGGTAGGTCCCTCCCAGGCTGGGGGGCAGGCACGAGGGTCTCCATCACCCTCCATGGGGATGGTGTTcttcttcaaaaaaattatcttttattttttaagaagaagATACATGAACTTGTGTCAAgagtctattttttttataaggaaatTCACATGGAGACACAAATGCATGTCGTGATGTTATTGGTACGAGCATGGAATTCGTGCATACAAACGTGACAGCTTGTATTGAGCCATAGAAATGCATGGCATTGCAGGAGTTAGTGAGCATGAATATTGAGACATAGAAATGCCCCTTTTGTGTCAGTCCAAATCTTTTCATGCTGATATTACCAACAACCAACCATCTATGAAAACCAGGTCCAAATCTAAT comes from the Carya illinoinensis cultivar Pawnee chromosome 8, C.illinoinensisPawnee_v1, whole genome shotgun sequence genome and includes:
- the LOC122319019 gene encoding beta-glucosidase 42 is translated as MAKKMNYLKEYESADSSKKDISRSDFPPNFLFGVATSAYQVEGACTEGGRGPSIWDAFSHTEGKIADKSNGDSAVDQYHRYKEDVELIAKLGFDAYRFSISWSRIFPDGLGTKVNDEGIAYYNNVINALLEKGIQPCITLYHWDLPLHLHETMGGWLNKEIVKYFAIYAETCFASFGDRVKTWITINEPLQTSVNGYDAGIFAPGRREHSSTEPYLVSHHQILAHAAAVSIYRNKYKDKQGGQIGLVLDCEWAEANSDKMEDKSAAARRLDFQFGWFMHPIYYGEYPNAMRERLGERLPKFSEEDKKLIRNSIDFIGLNHYTSRFISYVKDCPDEGDFYKAQEMQRIAEWEEGEAIGPRAASEWLYVVPWGIRKVLNYIAQKYNNVPIYITENGMDDNDNGTSPLNEMLDDKLRVFYFKTYLEAVAQAIKDGVDVRGYFAWSLLDNFEWAQGYTKRFGLVYVDYKNGLSRHPKSSAYWFLRFLKGGEGNHVKED